In Anomalospiza imberbis isolate Cuckoo-Finch-1a 21T00152 chromosome 10, ASM3175350v1, whole genome shotgun sequence, the following proteins share a genomic window:
- the GK5 gene encoding putative glycerol kinase 5 isoform X2 gives MRQIAGLGISTQRGTFITWHKRTGKPFHNFISWQDLRSAELVNSWNNSLLLKVIHVIFTVLHFLTGNDRYLAPSFLTFSTHQASMKLSWVFKNIREAEEAAKKNNCCFGTVDTWLLYRLTKGSVYATDYSNASSTGIFEPFTKCWNPTLCNLLSIPVSIYPPVRDTSFNFGSTDSEIFGVPIPIMAMVADQQSAMFGECCFHPGDVKLTMGTGGFWNVNTGEHLFASRGSLYPLIGWKIGEEVVYLTEGSISDVGTAIKWALDIELFTNVDETAEMAQSTADSQGVCFIPGLQVSGDDPYLCASFTGLKPSTNRNHLVRAILESVAFRNKLLYDIIVKKVHIPLRTIRADGGVSNNSFVMQMTSDLINKKIEKPANAEMSSLGAAFLAGLASGFWTDKKQLKKLRRIEAVFEPQKDSEEYRPAMDAWLQAMKHSPHW, from the exons ATGAGGCAAATTGCTGGTCTTGGCATCTCCACCCAGAGAGGAACTTTTATTACATGGCACAA GAGGACAGGGAAACCCTTTCATAATTTCATAAGTTGGCAAGACTTAAGAAGTGCTGAACTTGTGAATTCTTGGAATAACTCCCTTCTGCTAAAG GTAATCCATGTTATTTTTACAGTGCTTCATTTCTTGACTGGGAATGATCGATATTTGGCACCCAGTTTTCTTACTTTTTCAACACATCAAGCTTCTATGAAGTTGTCAtgggtttttaaaaacataCGTGAG gctgaagaagctgccaaaaaaaacaactgctGCTTTGGAACGGTTGACACTTGGTTACTGTATAGATTGACTAAAG GTTCTGTGTATGCTACAGATTACTCAAATGCCAGTTCTACAGGCATTTTTGAACCCTTTACG aaatgttgGAATCCCACTTTGTGTAATCTACTTTCTATTCCAGTGTCTATTTATCCACCAGTGAGAGACACAAG CTTCAACTTTGGATCAACTGACTCTGAAATATTTGGGGTACCTATTCCAATAATGGCAATG GTAGCTGATCAGCAGTCAGCTATGTTTGGAGAATGCTGCTTTCACCCAGGAGATGTTAAACTGACGATGGGAACAGGTGGCTTCTGGAATGTGAATACTGGAGAGCATCTCTTTGCATCACGGGGAA GTCTTTATCCACTCATCGGTTGGAAGATTGGGGAAGAAGTTGTTTATTTAACTGAAGGCTCTATATCGGATGTGGGCACTGCCATAAAATGGGCTCTGGATATAG AACTTTTCACCAATGTAGATGAAACAGCAGAAATGGCACAGAGTACCGCTGATTCTCAAGGTGTTTGTTTCATTCCAGGTTTGCAG GTTTCTGGGGATGACCCATATTTATGTGCCTCTTTCACGGGGCTGAAACCTTCCACTAACAGAAACCATCTTGTTCGAGCTATATTGGAATCTGTAGCTTTCAG aaacaaactgCTTTATGATATCATTGTGAAGAAGGTGCACATTCCTCTTCGAACTATTCG AGCTGATGGAGGTGTCAGTAATAATAGTTTTGTCATGCAGATGACATCAGATTTAATTaataagaaaatagaaaaacctGCAAATGCGGAAATGTCTAGTCTTGGCGCAGCTTTTCTAGCAGGCCTTGCCTCAG gATTTTGGACAGACAAAAAACAACTAAAGAAGCTAAGGCGAATAGAAGCAGTGTTTGAGCCCCAAAAGGATTCAGAGGAATACAGACCTGCTATGGATGCATGGCTGCAAGCAATGAAACACTCACCACACTGGtag
- the GK5 gene encoding putative glycerol kinase 5 isoform X1, whose translation MPCGQPDSGAAPARYVLGVDVGSTVVKCHVYDRAAAVRGSSYRKVESLYPRPGWVELDPEVLWSQFIGVIKEAVQAAGLHMRQIAGLGISTQRGTFITWHKRTGKPFHNFISWQDLRSAELVNSWNNSLLLKVIHVIFTVLHFLTGNDRYLAPSFLTFSTHQASMKLSWVFKNIREAEEAAKKNNCCFGTVDTWLLYRLTKGSVYATDYSNASSTGIFEPFTKCWNPTLCNLLSIPVSIYPPVRDTSFNFGSTDSEIFGVPIPIMAMVADQQSAMFGECCFHPGDVKLTMGTGGFWNVNTGEHLFASRGSLYPLIGWKIGEEVVYLTEGSISDVGTAIKWALDIELFTNVDETAEMAQSTADSQGVCFIPGLQVSGDDPYLCASFTGLKPSTNRNHLVRAILESVAFRNKLLYDIIVKKVHIPLRTIRADGGVSNNSFVMQMTSDLINKKIEKPANAEMSSLGAAFLAGLASGFWTDKKQLKKLRRIEAVFEPQKDSEEYRPAMDAWLQAMKHSPHW comes from the exons aTGCCGTGCGGGCAGCCCGAcagcggggccgccccggcgcGGTACGTGCTGGGGGTGGACGTGGGCAGCACGGTGGTGAAGTGCCACGTCTACGACCGGGCGGCCGCCGTCAGGGGTTCCAGCTACAGGAAG GTCGAATCACTTTATCCTCGTCCTGGATGGGTTGAATTAGATCCTGAAGTGCTGTGGAGTCAATTTATTGGTGTAATAAAAGAGGCTGTACAAG CTGCAGGACTTCACATGAGGCAAATTGCTGGTCTTGGCATCTCCACCCAGAGAGGAACTTTTATTACATGGCACAA GAGGACAGGGAAACCCTTTCATAATTTCATAAGTTGGCAAGACTTAAGAAGTGCTGAACTTGTGAATTCTTGGAATAACTCCCTTCTGCTAAAG GTAATCCATGTTATTTTTACAGTGCTTCATTTCTTGACTGGGAATGATCGATATTTGGCACCCAGTTTTCTTACTTTTTCAACACATCAAGCTTCTATGAAGTTGTCAtgggtttttaaaaacataCGTGAG gctgaagaagctgccaaaaaaaacaactgctGCTTTGGAACGGTTGACACTTGGTTACTGTATAGATTGACTAAAG GTTCTGTGTATGCTACAGATTACTCAAATGCCAGTTCTACAGGCATTTTTGAACCCTTTACG aaatgttgGAATCCCACTTTGTGTAATCTACTTTCTATTCCAGTGTCTATTTATCCACCAGTGAGAGACACAAG CTTCAACTTTGGATCAACTGACTCTGAAATATTTGGGGTACCTATTCCAATAATGGCAATG GTAGCTGATCAGCAGTCAGCTATGTTTGGAGAATGCTGCTTTCACCCAGGAGATGTTAAACTGACGATGGGAACAGGTGGCTTCTGGAATGTGAATACTGGAGAGCATCTCTTTGCATCACGGGGAA GTCTTTATCCACTCATCGGTTGGAAGATTGGGGAAGAAGTTGTTTATTTAACTGAAGGCTCTATATCGGATGTGGGCACTGCCATAAAATGGGCTCTGGATATAG AACTTTTCACCAATGTAGATGAAACAGCAGAAATGGCACAGAGTACCGCTGATTCTCAAGGTGTTTGTTTCATTCCAGGTTTGCAG GTTTCTGGGGATGACCCATATTTATGTGCCTCTTTCACGGGGCTGAAACCTTCCACTAACAGAAACCATCTTGTTCGAGCTATATTGGAATCTGTAGCTTTCAG aaacaaactgCTTTATGATATCATTGTGAAGAAGGTGCACATTCCTCTTCGAACTATTCG AGCTGATGGAGGTGTCAGTAATAATAGTTTTGTCATGCAGATGACATCAGATTTAATTaataagaaaatagaaaaacctGCAAATGCGGAAATGTCTAGTCTTGGCGCAGCTTTTCTAGCAGGCCTTGCCTCAG gATTTTGGACAGACAAAAAACAACTAAAGAAGCTAAGGCGAATAGAAGCAGTGTTTGAGCCCCAAAAGGATTCAGAGGAATACAGACCTGCTATGGATGCATGGCTGCAAGCAATGAAACACTCACCACACTGGtag